A stretch of Kyrpidia spormannii DNA encodes these proteins:
- the ruvC gene encoding crossover junction endodeoxyribonuclease RuvC: MRVLGIDPGIGRMGYGLVRSQGNRLRTEDYGCVETRPGPTGDRLVRIYEKMQELLQNLNPDVVAVEQLFFYRNVTTAFHVGQARGVVLLAARQAETAVAEYTPMQVKQAVTGYGSAEKGQVQRMVAMLLGLPAPPRPDDAADALAVAICHLHTAPTMALVRGRNGDDRFPAGENRRSES, from the coding sequence TTGCGCGTGCTCGGAATCGACCCGGGGATCGGCCGGATGGGGTACGGGTTGGTGCGATCACAGGGGAATCGGCTGCGGACAGAAGATTATGGGTGTGTTGAGACCCGGCCGGGACCCACCGGAGACCGACTGGTCAGAATCTACGAGAAGATGCAGGAACTGCTGCAAAACCTCAACCCTGACGTCGTGGCGGTGGAGCAATTGTTTTTTTATCGGAATGTAACGACAGCCTTTCATGTGGGGCAGGCCCGGGGAGTGGTCTTGCTCGCGGCTCGCCAGGCCGAGACGGCGGTGGCGGAGTATACGCCGATGCAGGTGAAACAGGCTGTGACGGGGTACGGATCGGCGGAAAAAGGGCAGGTTCAGCGCATGGTGGCCATGCTGCTCGGCCTCCCGGCGCCGCCGCGTCCGGACGATGCGGCCGACGCCCTGGCCGTGGCCATTTGCCACTTGCACACTGCGCCGACCATGGCTCTGGTTCGGGGGAGGAATGGGGATGATCGCTTTCCTGCGGGGGAAAATCGCCGGAGTGAATCCTGA
- the spoVB gene encoding stage V sporulation protein B, whose protein sequence is MGAGQFFRGALILTVAALITRVMGFVYRFFLANLIHDQGMGLFQTVSPLLSFVLTLTTLSLSTAVSKCVAEAAATEDTGFIQRVLLISFGVVTGLSAAGTLALLAAAPWLARTIFHNPDTYPLLVAMLPLIPIISIASVVRGYLQGLQHMNPLAVSVILEQTIRIGSVYWLIGFALPYGLPYAVAAAMVGSVLGELSGLLFLLWRARPLTPTGTWAVWRHVSGQRSSTRSAVRALQSIAIPVTASRLLGSFAYALEPVFVHRSLIIAGMTASMATAFYGQYAGMAAPLILLPTVVTYSLSTALVPAVSEAAAEQRTGLIRRRLSQALRISAIIGFPTSAWLYLFAEPLSEGLYHNASVAVIVKQLAPVGFLLYLQAPLASILQGLDRADLAMRNSIAGSVLRLGLIWWLASQSAYHILGVLWAVVASICFTTLLHSVSLGRLIGFPIPAMDLVKIALATFGTYAWMSYVTLWTQSPWAEILLSATLGAAVYTALLMLLGVVHPNSLVRLIRAIPRGPAA, encoded by the coding sequence ATGGGAGCTGGGCAATTTTTTCGAGGGGCCTTGATCTTGACCGTGGCCGCTCTGATCACCCGAGTGATGGGGTTTGTTTACCGATTCTTTCTCGCCAACCTCATTCACGATCAGGGCATGGGCCTCTTTCAGACGGTGTCCCCGCTGTTGAGCTTTGTCCTGACTTTGACAACCCTCAGCTTGTCCACGGCCGTCTCCAAGTGCGTGGCGGAGGCAGCAGCGACCGAGGATACCGGGTTTATTCAGCGGGTGCTGCTCATCTCCTTCGGCGTGGTGACCGGCTTGTCCGCCGCCGGCACCCTGGCCCTTCTGGCGGCCGCCCCCTGGCTCGCCCGGACCATTTTTCACAATCCTGACACCTATCCCTTGCTCGTGGCCATGTTGCCCCTGATTCCCATCATCAGCATCGCCTCGGTGGTACGCGGATACCTTCAGGGGCTGCAACACATGAACCCTTTGGCCGTCTCCGTCATTCTTGAACAGACGATCCGCATCGGCAGCGTCTATTGGCTCATCGGTTTCGCCCTTCCCTACGGTCTGCCCTACGCTGTGGCCGCGGCGATGGTAGGGTCGGTCCTGGGAGAACTTTCCGGTCTGCTTTTTTTGCTCTGGCGGGCCCGCCCGCTGACGCCCACCGGAACCTGGGCCGTTTGGCGCCACGTGAGCGGCCAGCGAAGTTCCACCCGGTCCGCGGTCCGGGCTCTCCAGAGCATCGCCATCCCGGTGACTGCCAGCCGACTGTTGGGATCTTTCGCCTATGCCCTGGAACCCGTCTTCGTACACCGCTCTTTGATCATCGCGGGGATGACTGCTTCGATGGCCACCGCCTTTTACGGACAATATGCGGGCATGGCCGCGCCTCTGATCCTCCTGCCCACCGTGGTGACCTACTCGCTGTCCACGGCCCTGGTCCCCGCCGTGTCCGAAGCGGCGGCGGAGCAGCGAACGGGCCTCATCCGGCGCCGCCTTTCTCAGGCGTTGCGCATCTCGGCCATCATCGGCTTTCCCACATCCGCCTGGCTGTATTTATTTGCCGAACCCCTGTCCGAAGGACTGTACCACAACGCCTCGGTGGCCGTCATCGTCAAACAGCTCGCTCCGGTGGGATTTCTGTTGTACCTCCAGGCCCCCCTCGCCAGCATTTTACAGGGGCTGGACCGGGCAGATCTCGCCATGCGCAATTCCATCGCGGGATCCGTCCTGCGCCTCGGGCTCATCTGGTGGCTCGCTTCCCAAAGCGCCTACCATATTCTCGGCGTGCTGTGGGCGGTGGTGGCATCGATCTGCTTCACCACCCTCCTCCATAGTGTTTCCTTGGGAAGACTGATCGGATTTCCCATCCCGGCCATGGACCTGGTCAAAATCGCTCTGGCCACTTTTGGTACCTACGCCTGGATGAGTTATGTGACGCTGTGGACCCAGTCCCCCTGGGCGGAGATCTTGCTCTCAGCCACCCTGGGTGCCGCGGTCTACACCGCTTTGCTCATGCTGCTTGGCGTCGTACACCCGAACAGCCTGGTTCGCTTGATCCGCGCCATCCCCCGGGGCCCCGCCGCCTAA
- a CDS encoding post-transcriptional regulator encodes MLAPEEWPMMSPEELTRSIEELCHSKAREFEVLGYDNVTGQEIWQCVSSRYKDGFPALHRIVNDILSLKPTQYMDWAMVKAMKGE; translated from the coding sequence ATGCTTGCGCCGGAGGAATGGCCGATGATGTCACCCGAGGAGTTGACCCGGAGCATTGAGGAGTTGTGCCACAGCAAGGCACGGGAATTTGAGGTGCTCGGTTACGATAATGTCACGGGCCAGGAAATCTGGCAGTGTGTCTCTTCCCGGTACAAAGACGGTTTTCCGGCTCTTCATCGGATCGTCAACGATATTCTTTCTCTTAAACCCACTCAATATATGGATTGGGCCATGGTGAAGGCGATGAAAGGGGAATAG
- a CDS encoding TIGR04086 family membrane protein, protein MADFSGPSPSPSRPSAVAVLYGLIVSLCTALVGILIVASALSWTPLSERSLPYLTFTIHVLAVVVGALWAARMAGERGWYYGTITGLGYALTVTILALTSAEVTWSPAAFIQGVLLVVIGTFGGVIGVNLKRE, encoded by the coding sequence ATGGCCGATTTTTCAGGACCCTCGCCCTCTCCGTCTCGTCCATCCGCGGTCGCTGTCTTATACGGACTGATCGTGAGCCTGTGCACCGCCTTGGTGGGCATTCTGATCGTGGCGTCCGCCCTGAGTTGGACCCCGCTGTCAGAACGTTCGCTGCCCTATCTCACCTTTACTATTCACGTTCTGGCCGTCGTGGTCGGAGCCCTGTGGGCCGCCCGCATGGCCGGGGAGCGGGGGTGGTACTACGGGACCATCACCGGCCTCGGCTACGCCCTGACGGTGACGATCCTGGCCCTGACCTCCGCAGAGGTCACGTGGAGCCCCGCGGCGTTCATTCAGGGCGTGCTCCTCGTGGTCATCGGAACGTTCGGAGGCGTCATCGGGGTCAATCTGAAACGGGAATAA
- a CDS encoding anti-sigma factor domain-containing protein: protein MKGIVIKTDESEAIVLTRDRRFVRVPYRPGLAVGQETEVPPQRLWHSADSGRWKVLRTWGWVAAAAVVLLAGIGWRLFQGAQIPSSAYAYVTVDSDQAVEFSIDQSSHVTDLRVIGHSGPVVDPGGLKGLPVSEAVAAWVHRAVAQQRIQDGGEVFIATTPGDRVPAVTAQAALDHLNREVAYAVANAVKNDLDLVHVDALQVPEEIRKKALAQGMSPGRYYLYAMAKERGMAVNLEEFRSQSLTALFSNYRELTGLLQHIQEQGSHRDQRF, encoded by the coding sequence GTGAAAGGGATTGTCATAAAGACCGATGAGAGCGAGGCCATTGTGCTCACCCGGGATCGCCGCTTTGTTCGGGTGCCATATCGTCCGGGGTTGGCGGTGGGCCAGGAGACCGAAGTCCCGCCGCAACGGTTATGGCACTCGGCTGACAGCGGCCGCTGGAAAGTGCTCCGCACGTGGGGATGGGTGGCGGCTGCCGCAGTGGTGCTTTTGGCGGGGATCGGGTGGCGGTTGTTTCAAGGTGCCCAGATCCCTTCGTCTGCGTATGCCTATGTGACCGTGGACAGTGATCAAGCGGTGGAATTTTCCATAGACCAGTCCAGTCATGTTACGGATCTTCGGGTCATTGGCCATTCTGGTCCGGTGGTAGATCCCGGGGGACTGAAAGGGTTACCCGTCTCTGAGGCGGTCGCCGCCTGGGTGCACCGCGCTGTCGCCCAGCAGCGAATACAAGACGGAGGAGAAGTGTTTATCGCCACCACCCCCGGGGATCGGGTTCCCGCAGTCACCGCCCAGGCGGCTCTGGACCATCTCAATCGGGAGGTCGCCTATGCTGTCGCCAATGCGGTAAAAAACGACCTCGATCTCGTTCATGTAGATGCCCTTCAAGTGCCGGAGGAGATTCGGAAAAAAGCCTTGGCCCAGGGGATGTCGCCGGGGCGGTACTATCTGTATGCGATGGCGAAGGAACGGGGCATGGCCGTCAATCTCGAGGAGTTTCGAAGCCAGTCCCTGACCGCATTATTTAGCAATTATCGAGAGTTAACGGGTTTGTTACAGCATATTCAAGAACAGGGGTCCCATCGGGATCAGCGGTTTTAA
- the ruvB gene encoding Holliday junction branch migration DNA helicase RuvB, with amino-acid sequence MQERMVSAHYTGEDGQLESLRPRNLDEYIGQDQVKENLRVFITAAKMRREALDHVLLYGPPGLGKTTLAGIIAHELGVQMHTTSGPAIERPGDLAAILTNLGEGDVLFIDEIHRLSRVVEEILYPAMEDYALDFIIGKGPSARSIRLDLPPFTLIGATTRAGLLSSPLRDRFGVVGHLEYYSHEDLCRIVRRAAQILQVPLEPEGAEEIARRSRGTPRVAGRLLKRVRDFAQVDGHGKIDREVAAAALERIQVDSAGLDALDHRLLLTMIDHFGGGPVGLETLSATLGEEPDTIEDVYEPYLLQIGFIQRTPRGRVVTERACVHLGRCPAGGRAGKG; translated from the coding sequence GTGCAGGAGCGGATGGTGTCAGCACATTATACCGGGGAGGATGGGCAGCTTGAGTCCCTGCGGCCTCGGAACCTGGACGAGTATATCGGCCAAGATCAGGTGAAAGAGAACCTTCGGGTTTTTATCACCGCGGCCAAGATGCGCCGGGAGGCGCTGGACCATGTGCTGTTGTACGGACCACCGGGATTGGGGAAAACAACTTTGGCCGGGATCATCGCCCATGAACTCGGTGTCCAGATGCACACGACTTCTGGGCCGGCTATTGAAAGGCCGGGGGATCTGGCGGCGATTCTTACGAACCTGGGCGAAGGAGATGTCCTCTTTATTGACGAGATCCATCGGTTGTCCCGGGTGGTGGAAGAGATTCTCTATCCGGCGATGGAAGATTATGCCCTTGATTTTATCATCGGCAAGGGTCCCAGTGCCCGGTCGATTCGTTTAGATCTTCCGCCTTTTACATTGATCGGTGCCACCACCCGGGCAGGGTTGCTGTCTTCCCCCCTCAGGGATCGGTTCGGGGTCGTGGGCCATCTGGAGTATTACAGCCATGAGGATTTGTGCCGCATTGTTCGGCGGGCAGCCCAGATCCTCCAAGTCCCCCTGGAACCGGAGGGGGCCGAGGAGATCGCCCGGCGGTCCCGGGGCACCCCCCGGGTGGCGGGCCGGCTGCTCAAACGGGTGCGAGATTTCGCCCAGGTGGACGGTCACGGCAAGATTGATCGGGAGGTGGCGGCGGCCGCCCTGGAGCGGATTCAGGTCGATTCCGCCGGGCTCGATGCGCTGGATCACCGACTGTTGTTGACGATGATCGATCATTTTGGCGGGGGGCCCGTGGGGCTTGAAACCTTGTCGGCCACGTTGGGCGAGGAACCCGACACCATCGAAGACGTATACGAGCCGTACTTGCTGCAGATTGGCTTCATTCAGCGCACACCGCGGGGCCGGGTGGTGACCGAGCGGGCCTGCGTGCACTTGGGACGGTGCCCGGCAGGTGGACGGGCCGGAAAGGGCTAG
- the tgt gene encoding tRNA guanosine(34) transglycosylase Tgt: protein MAVQFHLIKTDPSSRARRGRLYTRHGSVETPVFMPVGTQASVKTMSPHELLDIGVEMILSNTYHLFLRPGHDLIREAGGLHRFMAWSKSVLTDSGGFQVFSLSPLRRISEEGVTFRSHLSGETFFLSPERATEVQNALGADVIMAFDECPPYPAERSYVEESLERTLRWARRCQAAHRRPEDQGLFGIVQGGMEFDLRRHAVESLAEMDFPGYAVGGLSVGEPKEKMYDVLEYTTELLPVDKPRYLMGVGAPEDLIEGVWRGVDMFDCVLPTRIARNGTVWTRRGKLVVRNGAYARDFQPLDPECSCYTCRHFTRAYIRHLLKADEILGLRLTTYHNLYFLVHLMQDIRRAIEEDRFAEFRTVFYRTFEIRKSEDAEGGR, encoded by the coding sequence ATGGCAGTACAATTCCATCTCATCAAAACAGATCCCTCCTCCCGGGCGCGCCGGGGGCGGCTGTACACTCGGCATGGCTCGGTAGAAACCCCCGTTTTTATGCCTGTCGGCACCCAGGCCAGCGTAAAAACCATGAGTCCCCATGAACTTCTGGATATTGGGGTGGAGATGATCCTGAGCAATACGTATCATCTGTTTTTGCGCCCGGGCCACGATCTCATTCGGGAGGCGGGCGGGCTTCACCGCTTCATGGCCTGGTCGAAATCGGTTCTGACAGACAGTGGGGGGTTTCAGGTTTTTAGCTTGTCACCTTTGCGCCGGATCAGCGAAGAGGGCGTGACGTTCCGCTCTCATCTCAGCGGGGAAACCTTTTTCCTTTCACCGGAACGAGCCACCGAAGTACAGAATGCTCTGGGGGCGGATGTCATCATGGCTTTCGATGAGTGCCCGCCCTATCCTGCCGAAAGGTCCTACGTTGAAGAATCCCTGGAGCGGACGTTGCGCTGGGCCAGGCGGTGCCAAGCGGCTCACCGGCGGCCAGAAGACCAGGGGCTGTTTGGGATTGTTCAAGGGGGGATGGAGTTCGATCTCCGCCGTCATGCCGTCGAGTCTTTGGCGGAGATGGACTTTCCCGGTTATGCGGTGGGGGGGCTGAGTGTCGGCGAGCCGAAGGAGAAGATGTACGATGTCCTGGAGTACACGACTGAGCTTCTTCCGGTGGACAAACCTCGCTATCTGATGGGAGTGGGGGCGCCGGAGGACCTCATTGAGGGGGTCTGGCGGGGTGTAGACATGTTCGACTGCGTTCTCCCGACCCGGATTGCCCGGAACGGGACGGTGTGGACCCGGCGGGGAAAACTGGTGGTCCGAAACGGGGCCTACGCCCGGGATTTTCAGCCGCTGGATCCCGAATGTTCCTGTTACACCTGCCGACATTTCACCCGGGCATACATACGGCATTTGTTAAAAGCCGACGAGATTCTCGGTCTGAGGCTGACCACTTATCACAATCTGTATTTTTTGGTGCACCTCATGCAAGATATCCGGCGGGCGATTGAAGAGGATCGCTTCGCCGAGTTCCGAACCGTGTTTTACCGGACATTTGAAATCCGGAAATCGGAAGACGCCGAAGGAGGCCGATAA
- the ruvA gene encoding Holliday junction branch migration protein RuvA — translation MIAFLRGKIAGVNPDHVVMDVQGVGYKVYVAPSLAATFRLGQEALLHTQLVWREDGPTLYGFADPRERDFFVLVQTVPGIGPKVALGVVAAGIDRVSRAVVEEDVAFLRGLSGVGRKTADRLVVDLRDRLSGLVPDAAGPEREGSGVRPMEDVVAALSALGYNEREIQSIMPVLRREWKEGREPEEMIRLALSQLAHR, via the coding sequence ATGATCGCTTTCCTGCGGGGGAAAATCGCCGGAGTGAATCCTGATCATGTGGTGATGGATGTCCAGGGCGTCGGGTACAAAGTCTATGTAGCCCCTTCCCTAGCCGCTACCTTCCGCCTTGGCCAAGAGGCGCTTCTGCACACCCAGTTAGTTTGGCGGGAGGATGGTCCGACGCTGTACGGCTTCGCGGATCCCAGGGAGCGGGATTTTTTTGTTCTTGTGCAGACCGTGCCCGGGATAGGGCCCAAGGTGGCTCTCGGCGTGGTGGCTGCGGGAATCGATCGCGTGAGCCGGGCGGTGGTCGAGGAGGATGTGGCTTTTTTGCGCGGGCTTTCCGGCGTCGGGCGGAAAACTGCGGACCGCCTTGTGGTCGACCTGCGGGACCGGCTGAGTGGTTTGGTCCCGGATGCCGCCGGTCCCGAACGAGAAGGTTCCGGGGTGCGCCCGATGGAAGATGTCGTTGCGGCTCTGTCGGCGCTTGGCTATAATGAGAGGGAAATCCAGTCTATCATGCCTGTGTTGCGCCGGGAATGGAAAGAAGGCCGCGAACCGGAAGAGATGATCCGCCTGGCGTTGTCTCAGTTGGCGCATCGTTGA
- the queA gene encoding tRNA preQ1(34) S-adenosylmethionine ribosyltransferase-isomerase QueA, which yields MRVEDFDYDLPPDRIAQVPSADRTASRLLVLYRDSGRMEHRHFRDLVDYAVPGDALILNDTRVIPARLLGVKAGGGGRVECLLLRRDDPEQDPDLWRVLVKPGRRVHPGHRLVFGDGALEAEVLDTTEERGRLVRFLYAGDWEDLLKRLGEMPLPPYIKERTADSGRYQTVYARVPGSVAAPTAGLHFTEELLEQLRDRSMEVGTITLHVGLGTFRPVQVARVEEHHMHAEYFRIPSETAELVSRVRERGGRIWAVGTTVCRALESAALQGWGPREGWTDLFIYPGFSFHVVDRLITNFHLPKSTLLMLVSALAGREQILRAYQEAIEKGYRFFSFGDAMLITTES from the coding sequence TTGCGGGTCGAGGATTTTGATTACGACCTCCCGCCGGACCGAATCGCCCAGGTGCCGTCGGCAGACCGGACGGCGTCCCGGCTGTTGGTGTTGTACAGGGATTCGGGGAGGATGGAACACCGGCACTTTCGGGATCTGGTGGATTACGCGGTGCCCGGAGATGCCCTCATCCTCAACGACACCCGGGTGATCCCCGCTCGTCTTCTCGGTGTGAAAGCAGGCGGTGGCGGTCGGGTGGAGTGTTTGCTGTTGCGCCGGGACGATCCGGAACAAGATCCGGATCTATGGCGGGTGCTGGTCAAACCCGGGCGTCGCGTGCATCCCGGGCATCGGCTTGTATTCGGCGATGGGGCGCTGGAAGCGGAGGTCTTGGATACGACGGAGGAACGCGGCCGCTTGGTCCGTTTCCTGTATGCCGGGGATTGGGAGGATTTGCTTAAGCGCCTGGGAGAGATGCCTCTACCTCCTTACATTAAAGAGCGGACGGCGGATTCCGGACGGTATCAAACGGTGTATGCCCGGGTTCCGGGGTCGGTGGCGGCGCCCACGGCGGGTCTTCATTTTACCGAGGAGCTGCTGGAACAGTTGAGGGACAGGAGCATGGAGGTCGGCACCATCACCCTCCACGTCGGCCTCGGTACCTTCCGGCCGGTCCAGGTTGCCCGGGTGGAGGAGCACCACATGCATGCGGAATATTTTCGAATCCCTTCTGAGACGGCGGAATTGGTGTCCCGGGTGAGGGAGCGGGGTGGGCGCATCTGGGCCGTTGGGACCACCGTGTGCCGGGCTCTGGAAAGTGCGGCGCTCCAGGGTTGGGGGCCCCGGGAAGGGTGGACGGACCTCTTCATTTACCCCGGATTTTCTTTTCACGTGGTGGACCGCCTGATCACCAATTTTCACCTGCCCAAATCCACGTTGTTGATGCTGGTCAGCGCCTTGGCGGGGCGGGAACAGATCCTGCGCGCATACCAGGAGGCCATCGAAAAAGGGTATCGATTTTTTTCCTTCGGGGACGCCATGTTGATCACAACCGAATCGTAA
- the yajC gene encoding preprotein translocase subunit YajC gives MQWQNYSGILSIIVMFAIFYFLLIRPQQKRQKERQAMLSKLQKGDKVVTIGGIHGTVVDLTDDQVTLRVAETTKIVFERSAISSVIKDS, from the coding sequence ATGCAATGGCAAAATTACTCGGGAATCCTGTCGATCATTGTGATGTTTGCGATTTTCTACTTTCTCCTGATTCGCCCCCAGCAAAAAAGGCAGAAAGAACGCCAGGCCATGTTATCTAAGTTGCAAAAAGGCGATAAAGTGGTCACCATTGGAGGGATTCACGGGACCGTGGTGGATTTAACGGACGATCAAGTGACCCTCCGGGTAGCCGAAACCACGAAGATCGTGTTCGAGCGAAGTGCGATATCCAGTGTCATAAAGGACAGTTGA
- the sigI gene encoding RNA polymerase sigma factor SigI, which translates to MVFPFHRRRNAEEADLGDLLARAKAGDDGVRDQLLRKYIPFVAKSASRASSRYISRGEDDEFSIALAAFNEAIDRYDGNRGASFLGFADTVIRRRLIDYFRSRENRVRDIPMAELETEDEEDHPYNKIEIQKSLEIYETTQIEDARREEIERYSAWLAEFGISLEELVELSPKHADARWNAMQVAKVIASRPSFSDYLLRKKSLPLKELVDEVGVSRKTLERQRKYIIAITLVLIGDFELLREYIA; encoded by the coding sequence ATGGTGTTCCCCTTTCACCGAAGGCGGAATGCTGAAGAGGCCGACCTTGGCGATCTCTTGGCGAGAGCGAAGGCTGGAGACGACGGGGTCCGCGACCAGTTGTTGAGAAAATATATCCCCTTTGTAGCAAAAAGTGCTTCTCGGGCATCCAGCCGGTATATTTCCCGGGGCGAGGATGATGAGTTCAGTATTGCCTTGGCGGCCTTCAACGAGGCCATCGACCGGTACGATGGAAATCGGGGCGCGAGCTTCCTGGGATTTGCCGATACGGTGATCCGGCGGCGGCTCATCGATTACTTTCGATCCCGAGAGAACCGGGTTCGAGATATTCCGATGGCGGAACTGGAAACCGAGGACGAGGAAGACCACCCGTACAACAAGATAGAGATTCAAAAATCTCTGGAGATTTACGAGACGACGCAGATTGAGGATGCGCGTCGAGAGGAGATCGAGCGGTACAGTGCGTGGCTGGCGGAGTTTGGGATTAGCCTGGAAGAGCTGGTGGAGTTGTCCCCGAAGCATGCGGACGCGCGGTGGAATGCGATGCAGGTGGCGAAAGTCATTGCCTCCCGGCCGAGTTTTTCCGACTACCTCCTCAGGAAAAAATCCCTCCCGCTCAAGGAACTGGTGGATGAGGTGGGGGTGAGTCGGAAGACGTTGGAACGGCAGCGCAAGTATATCATCGCCATCACTTTGGTCTTGATTGGAGATTTTGAATTGCTTCGCGAATATATTGCGTGA
- a CDS encoding DUF2905 domain-containing protein, whose product MHPVAKTLIAIGAVLVVAGLLWQFVGRWLPLGRLPGDIVIRKEGFSFYFPIVTSLLLSVVLTLLAWLWNWLGRQ is encoded by the coding sequence GTGCATCCCGTCGCAAAAACCCTGATCGCGATCGGTGCGGTCCTGGTGGTCGCCGGGCTTTTATGGCAGTTTGTCGGGCGATGGCTGCCCCTGGGGCGACTGCCCGGGGATATCGTCATCCGCAAGGAAGGTTTTTCGTTTTATTTTCCCATTGTAACCAGTTTGCTCCTGAGCGTCGTGTTAACGCTTCTCGCCTGGTTATGGAATTGGTTGGGACGGCAATAA
- a CDS encoding DUF421 domain-containing protein — MGLWIGRTVFVYLFVLIVMRIMGRREIGKLSIFDLVVSIMIAELSAIALEDPRGSRLWHAVATIALLAGLQLAVSQLSLRSSWFRRLIDGRPVAVIEGGHLQEKAMGRLRYNLDDLMMQLREKGIFRVDDVELALMEPSGKLSVWLKEGRQPVNREDLGMGGQTGALPVILVLDGEPYPPGLARLGRDSGWLKQELAARGYPDMRRIFYAHIDSRGRWYVDPKDSAAGAAGARGGPGLGGGAPGDGADQANQAVRVYDAKQHEQSGVDRGTQGG; from the coding sequence ATGGGGTTGTGGATCGGGCGCACAGTCTTTGTTTATCTGTTTGTCCTTATCGTGATGCGGATTATGGGCCGTCGGGAGATTGGCAAGCTGTCCATCTTTGATCTGGTGGTCTCGATTATGATTGCGGAATTGTCGGCCATTGCACTCGAAGACCCCCGCGGGTCGCGGTTGTGGCACGCGGTGGCAACCATCGCTCTTTTGGCTGGTCTGCAGTTGGCCGTTTCCCAACTTTCACTCCGGAGTTCTTGGTTTCGACGGTTGATCGACGGCCGCCCGGTGGCGGTGATTGAAGGCGGCCATTTGCAGGAAAAGGCGATGGGCCGCCTTCGTTATAACCTCGATGATTTGATGATGCAGTTGCGGGAAAAGGGCATTTTCCGGGTGGACGACGTGGAGTTGGCCCTGATGGAGCCGTCGGGGAAGCTGTCTGTGTGGCTGAAGGAGGGGCGGCAGCCGGTCAATCGGGAGGATCTTGGGATGGGCGGGCAAACCGGAGCCCTGCCGGTGATCCTTGTGTTGGACGGTGAACCCTACCCTCCGGGTTTGGCCCGGCTGGGCCGGGACTCCGGGTGGCTGAAGCAAGAACTGGCCGCGAGGGGGTACCCGGACATGAGGAGGATCTTTTACGCCCACATCGACAGCCGGGGCAGGTGGTATGTGGATCCGAAGGACAGCGCCGCAGGGGCGGCGGGTGCCCGGGGCGGACCGGGTTTAGGCGGCGGGGCCCCGGGGGATGGCGCGGATCAAGCGAACCAGGCTGTTCGGGTGTACGACGCCAAGCAGCATGAGCAAAGCGGTGTAGACCGCGGCACCCAGGGTGGCTGA